Within bacterium, the genomic segment ATCCGCCCGGCAGATGGACCTGCGGCCCGCTGCCGCAATCATGGCTGAACTCCAGGGATCGCAGGATAGCCTCCGGGAGGCGTTATGATTTCGCCCGCGTCCCTCGACCATCCCCTGACCAACACGCTTATTGCCGGCTTCCTGCTTTACGTCGAAACCCATTATCGGATTGGCCGGCTGCCAAGCCGATACTTCCGCCGTCGTGCGGAGATTCTTTTCGACCTCCCGCATCGCATCGCTCCCGGACGTACTCTCCCTTTGCTCCTGATGATCAAAGATGCCGACCGGTATCCGGTCGAACTCCTGGAAATCCAGACGGCTATCACCATGGGGGCGAAGACCCTTGTGAATGAGACAATCGCGCTGGGCGGCGAGAAGGTCCATCAACCTCTCTGGTGGCGCACGTTTCCGCTGACGCTCCCGGCCGTCCATGGCGCTTTACAGGTCACACCGCTGCTGATTTGCCGCCAGGGGGGCCGGCTGCATCGCGTCCAGGTCGATAACTATCCCACCCTCCGCCATGCCCCCTTGAAGGTCTGGCACGATGACGGGGACCTGCCCGGTATCGGCCGCTGGTGCTTTGGCGATCTCCATTACCACAGCCACCTGACCTCCGACCAGGTCGAATTCGGCGCACCGCCCGAAGCTGCGGCTGCCGCCGCAACGGCCATGGGACTCGAATTCTTTGCGGTCACCGACCATTCCTACGATCTCGATGACGGCTGGGACGATTATCTCCACGCGGATGCCACCCTGGGTAAGTGGCACTGGTTGCTCGAATTCACCAGGGAATGGAATGAGGCGGGCCAGTTGCCGGTCATCCTTGCAGGGGAGGAACTCTCCGCGGGCAATTGCCGTGGCCGGAACGTCCATTTTCTGCTGCTCAATGAGCCCGATTTTTACCCTGGCTGGGGAGATTCTGCAGAGCATTGGCTGCGGTGCCGGCCGCAATGGCGGATCTCCGAGGTATTGGAGCGACTGCGCGAAACCAGCCTCGCCTTCGCCGGTCATGCCGCGTCGCGCCCGCCGCGGTTGCAGCGCCTTTTCCTCGGCCGTGATCACTGGCGCGCCCCGGATTATGAGCATCCCCGTCTCGACGGCGTGCAAATGTGGAACAGCCTCCACGACGCCAGCCTGGAGCGCGGCCTGGCGGTTTGGAGGCACCTCTTGCTCTCCGGCCGCCGCGCGGTCCTGGTCGGCGGCAACGACGCCCACGGAGACTGGGGGCGTTGGCGTCAGATCGCTTTTCCTCACCTCACCCTGA encodes:
- a CDS encoding CehA/McbA family metallohydrolase; protein product: MISPASLDHPLTNTLIAGFLLYVETHYRIGRLPSRYFRRRAEILFDLPHRIAPGRTLPLLLMIKDADRYPVELLEIQTAITMGAKTLVNETIALGGEKVHQPLWWRTFPLTLPAVHGALQVTPLLICRQGGRLHRVQVDNYPTLRHAPLKVWHDDGDLPGIGRWCFGDLHYHSHLTSDQVEFGAPPEAAAAAATAMGLEFFAVTDHSYDLDDGWDDYLHADATLGKWHWLLEFTREWNEAGQLPVILAGEELSAGNCRGRNVHFLLLNEPDFYPGWGDSAEHWLRCRPQWRISEVLERLRETSLAFAGHAASRPPRLQRLFLGRDHWRAPDYEHPRLDGVQMWNSLHDASLERGLAVWRHLLLSGRRAVLVGGNDAHGDWGRWRQIAFPHLTLKEKEEHLFGQVRTGVARPPGRLTPSSLLEALRAGRCLVTSGPAAWLELTAAGGTVMEIGDTCTAPPLRWSIGAESAPAFGPLESVTLCIGDLRQKKETRRSLTKATAGSWVFHMEEAAPALPARGYLRLEVSSRRDATVYRCFTNPLILCRD